The following coding sequences are from one Thermostaphylospora chromogena window:
- a CDS encoding lytic transglycosylase domain-containing protein, which produces MPRVPHPAVRRALVAIPTAAIMITVAGGCAQPTGTQEPATRTTMAEDGGDASRELVRLDRLSPSTAPSVGIAPSARPSAAPSPAATVAVRRTPPRLLVVAPAAVSEQALERISRMKRVRHVVAVDAGAVTFSGHTVNLLAVDPQEFRSWVPRAVAEQPAIWEALARGEMVADTAAARRLGLQLGAYYQADGGPRLRAAAFAPLGLPGVDGLVSTATGRTLGLPADVAVLVHGPRGVTALGPRVRKVLGEGTQVVAIGEDGTVQPQAERTPAKKDDRERLSGAEQVYVGRPETYLELYRLSARACPGLSWTILAAIGQVESSHGRNNGPSSAGAMGPMQFMPATWKAYGVDGDGDGVADIWNPYDAVPSAARYLCANGAGKGGKHLERAIWHYNHSWSYVAKVMSVARGYQQAYPDR; this is translated from the coding sequence ATGCCCCGTGTTCCCCATCCGGCCGTCCGGCGTGCCCTCGTGGCGATCCCGACGGCAGCGATCATGATCACGGTGGCCGGGGGGTGCGCCCAACCGACGGGCACGCAGGAGCCGGCCACCCGAACCACCATGGCGGAGGACGGCGGCGACGCCTCCCGGGAACTGGTCCGGCTCGATCGGCTGAGCCCTTCGACCGCCCCATCCGTCGGCATCGCGCCGTCCGCGCGACCGTCCGCCGCGCCGTCCCCGGCCGCCACCGTCGCAGTAAGGCGGACGCCGCCGCGCCTGCTGGTCGTCGCCCCGGCGGCCGTGTCCGAGCAGGCGCTGGAGAGGATCTCGCGGATGAAGCGCGTGCGGCACGTCGTCGCCGTGGACGCCGGCGCGGTCACGTTCTCCGGCCACACCGTCAACCTGCTCGCGGTGGACCCGCAGGAGTTCCGCTCCTGGGTGCCCCGGGCCGTCGCCGAGCAGCCGGCCATATGGGAGGCCCTGGCCAGGGGCGAGATGGTGGCGGACACCGCCGCCGCCCGCCGCCTCGGCCTGCAGCTGGGCGCGTACTACCAGGCGGACGGCGGGCCCCGGCTGCGCGCGGCCGCCTTCGCCCCCCTCGGCCTGCCCGGCGTGGACGGTCTGGTGAGCACCGCCACCGGCCGCACGCTCGGCCTGCCCGCCGACGTGGCGGTGCTCGTCCACGGCCCGCGCGGCGTCACCGCGCTCGGCCCCCGCGTGCGCAAGGTGCTGGGAGAGGGCACCCAGGTCGTGGCCATCGGCGAGGACGGCACGGTGCAGCCGCAGGCGGAGCGCACGCCGGCGAAGAAGGACGACCGGGAGCGCCTGTCCGGCGCCGAACAGGTGTACGTCGGACGGCCGGAGACCTACCTGGAGCTGTACCGGCTGTCCGCCCGGGCGTGCCCCGGCCTGTCGTGGACCATCCTGGCCGCCATCGGCCAGGTGGAGAGCTCGCACGGGCGCAACAACGGCCCCTCCTCGGCGGGAGCCATGGGACCGATGCAGTTCATGCCCGCCACCTGGAAGGCGTACGGCGTGGACGGGGACGGCGACGGCGTCGCCGACATCTGGAACCCGTACGACGCCGTGCCCTCAGCCGCCAGGTACCTGTGCGCGAACGGCGCAGGCAAGGGCGGCAAGCATCTGGAGCGGGCCATCTGGCACTACAACCACTCGTGGTCCTACGTCGCCAAGGTGATGAGCGTGGCTCGCGGCTACCAGCAGGCCTACCCCGACCGCTGA
- a CDS encoding carotenoid biosynthesis protein, producing MFSVVDIRVIDARRSRQGATIAGTAFLAAMTAFQVASGLHPRSVPLVGVVVLLMVGCAVSFTAAVTSPRSAVVAFCAAVAIGFAAEWIGIRTGFPFGDYRYTGLLWPQVGGVPILVALAWAGMGPAAYAVAPGEGPVRILSGAAALTAWDLFLDPQMLRLGAWTWAEAGPYRGVPLSNFAGWLLVSALLMVVVHTVTGRRAAGATGLVCLYTVMAVMETIGFAAVFDPPDPVVAAVGGVSMGIFAVTAWTCRRRRGASDG from the coding sequence GTGTTCAGTGTGGTAGACATCCGGGTCATCGATGCCCGCCGGTCGCGACAGGGAGCGACGATCGCGGGAACCGCCTTCCTGGCGGCCATGACGGCGTTCCAGGTCGCCTCCGGGCTGCATCCCCGCTCCGTGCCGCTGGTCGGCGTCGTCGTGCTGCTGATGGTCGGCTGCGCGGTGAGCTTCACCGCGGCCGTCACCTCCCCGCGCTCGGCGGTCGTCGCGTTCTGCGCCGCGGTGGCCATCGGGTTCGCGGCCGAGTGGATCGGGATCCGGACCGGGTTTCCGTTCGGCGACTACCGCTACACCGGCCTGCTGTGGCCGCAGGTGGGCGGCGTCCCGATACTCGTCGCGCTGGCCTGGGCCGGCATGGGGCCGGCGGCATACGCGGTGGCGCCGGGCGAAGGGCCGGTGCGGATCCTCTCCGGCGCGGCCGCGCTGACCGCGTGGGATCTGTTCCTGGACCCGCAGATGCTGCGGCTGGGAGCGTGGACGTGGGCGGAGGCCGGGCCGTACCGGGGCGTCCCGCTGAGCAACTTCGCCGGCTGGCTGCTGGTGTCGGCGCTGCTGATGGTGGTGGTCCACACCGTGACCGGGCGGCGCGCCGCCGGAGCGACCGGCCTGGTCTGCCTGTACACGGTGATGGCGGTGATGGAGACCATCGGCTTCGCGGCGGTGTTCGACCCTCCCGACCCGGTCGTGGCGGCCGTGGGCGGGGTGTCGATGGGGATCTTCGCGGTGACGGCGTGGACGTGCCGCCGCAGGCGTGGAGCGTCCGATGGTTGA
- a CDS encoding D-arabinono-1,4-lactone oxidase — MVMFRNWAGNQSIVPAEVRTPASAEEVARAVREGARAGRRVRMTGSGHSFTGVALSDGLLMRPDALTGIVEASGDRVTVAAGTTLRALNAELARRGLALANLGDIDAQTVAGAVQTGTHGTGRDVGGLADQVVALEMVLADGRTVRVAADGDGTVADGVSERDLFDAARVGLGALGVLTSVTFRVEPAFLLHQVREPMSLDALLDSLDEIVDGVEHFDAHWLPHTDTCLVKRNNRHPGPAAPRNPLLRRLEVDFLENTAFGAACALGARVPRAIPLINRVSARLLSRSSTVDAAHRVFVTSRKVRFLEMEYAIPREHLAPALRELRALIDRSGWTISFPVEIRVAPPSDAWLSTAYGRPTAYIACHTYRPTPNPAYFAAAEEIMVGLGGRPHWGKLHTRDAAYLATVYPRLADFAALRDRLDPGRVFTNPYLDTVLG, encoded by the coding sequence ATGGTGATGTTTCGCAACTGGGCGGGCAATCAGTCGATCGTCCCCGCCGAGGTCCGCACGCCCGCCTCGGCGGAGGAGGTCGCGCGAGCCGTACGCGAGGGGGCGCGCGCCGGACGGCGCGTGCGGATGACCGGCTCGGGGCACTCCTTCACCGGTGTGGCGCTCAGCGACGGCCTGCTCATGCGCCCGGACGCGCTCACCGGGATCGTGGAGGCGTCCGGTGACCGGGTCACGGTCGCCGCGGGCACCACCTTGCGCGCGCTCAACGCCGAACTGGCACGCCGCGGGCTCGCCCTGGCCAACCTGGGCGACATCGACGCGCAGACGGTCGCCGGCGCCGTCCAGACCGGAACGCACGGCACGGGCAGGGACGTGGGCGGCCTGGCGGACCAGGTGGTCGCGCTGGAGATGGTCCTGGCCGACGGCCGGACCGTCCGGGTGGCGGCGGACGGCGACGGAACGGTCGCCGACGGCGTCTCAGAGCGTGACCTGTTCGACGCCGCCCGGGTCGGCCTCGGCGCCCTGGGCGTGCTGACCTCGGTGACCTTCCGGGTCGAACCCGCTTTCCTGCTGCACCAGGTGCGCGAGCCGATGTCGCTGGACGCCCTGCTCGACTCCCTCGACGAGATCGTCGACGGGGTCGAGCACTTCGACGCCCACTGGCTGCCCCACACCGACACCTGCCTGGTCAAACGCAACAACCGCCACCCCGGCCCGGCCGCGCCGCGCAACCCGCTCCTGCGCCGGCTGGAAGTCGACTTCCTGGAGAACACCGCCTTCGGCGCGGCGTGCGCCCTGGGGGCACGCGTCCCCCGCGCGATCCCGCTCATCAACCGGGTCTCGGCCCGCCTGCTGTCGCGCTCCTCCACCGTGGACGCCGCCCACCGCGTCTTCGTCACCTCCCGCAAGGTGCGCTTTCTGGAGATGGAGTACGCCATCCCGCGCGAGCACCTCGCCCCGGCCCTGCGGGAGCTGCGCGCCCTGATCGACCGCTCGGGGTGGACGATCAGCTTCCCCGTCGAGATCCGGGTCGCCCCGCCCAGCGACGCCTGGCTGTCCACCGCGTACGGCAGGCCGACCGCCTACATCGCCTGCCACACCTACCGCCCCACCCCCAACCCCGCCTACTTCGCGGCCGCCGAGGAGATCATGGTCGGGTTGGGCGGCCGCCCGCACTGGGGCAAGCTGCACACCCGCGACGCCGCCTACCTGGCCACCGTCTATCCCCGCCTCGCCGACTTCGCGGCGCTGCGCGACCGTCTGGATCCCGGCCGGGTGTTCACCAACCCCTACCTCGACACCGTCCTCGGCTGA
- a CDS encoding NAD-dependent epimerase/dehydratase family protein — MKTLIIGGSVFLGRALVEEALRRGHEVTTFNRGVSAPDVPGVEAVRGDREVTADLERLVEGRSWDAVIDVFGSVPRVVAESVRLLSGRAGVYTFISSVSALADWPARPLDERAALHEGAPDAGPGGEYGPLKAGCERAVEQGFTGDTLIIQPGLILGPHENVGRLPWWLTRVSRGGTVLAPGRPDRGLQLIDARDIAAFVMDRCEAGGSERFIVSGDRGNATFGELLAACAKATGSDAEFTWVDDAFLLERGVQPWTELPLWAPENPAFAGVWALSTAKATAAGLRCRPVAETVADTWAWLRDIPEAERSFGTERSGRLGIDPAKEADILAAWTASRG; from the coding sequence ATGAAGACTCTGATCATCGGAGGGTCGGTGTTCCTCGGCCGGGCCCTCGTCGAGGAGGCGCTGCGGCGCGGGCACGAGGTGACCACCTTCAACCGCGGGGTGAGCGCCCCGGACGTTCCCGGCGTCGAGGCGGTGCGCGGGGACCGGGAGGTGACGGCCGACCTCGAAAGGCTCGTCGAGGGCCGCAGCTGGGACGCGGTGATCGACGTGTTCGGGTCCGTGCCGCGGGTGGTGGCCGAATCGGTGCGGCTGCTGTCCGGCCGTGCCGGGGTGTACACGTTCATCTCCAGCGTCTCGGCGCTGGCCGACTGGCCGGCCAGGCCACTGGACGAGAGGGCGGCGCTGCACGAGGGCGCGCCGGACGCCGGGCCCGGCGGCGAGTACGGCCCGCTGAAGGCGGGGTGTGAACGCGCCGTGGAGCAGGGCTTCACCGGCGACACGCTGATCATCCAGCCGGGTCTGATCCTCGGTCCGCACGAGAACGTCGGACGGCTGCCGTGGTGGCTCACCCGGGTCTCCCGGGGCGGCACGGTACTCGCGCCCGGCAGGCCGGACCGCGGGCTTCAGCTCATCGACGCCCGGGACATCGCCGCCTTCGTCATGGACCGGTGTGAGGCGGGCGGTTCGGAACGCTTCATCGTCAGCGGCGACCGCGGCAACGCCACCTTCGGCGAGCTGCTGGCCGCCTGCGCGAAGGCGACCGGTTCCGACGCCGAGTTCACATGGGTGGACGACGCCTTCCTGCTGGAGCGAGGGGTGCAGCCGTGGACCGAGCTGCCGCTGTGGGCGCCGGAGAATCCCGCGTTCGCGGGCGTGTGGGCGCTGTCAACGGCCAAGGCCACGGCCGCCGGGCTCCGCTGCCGTCCGGTGGCCGAGACCGTCGCCGATACCTGGGCGTGGCTGCGGGACATCCCGGAAGCCGAACGATCCTTCGGCACCGAGCGCAGCGGACGCCTGGGCATCGACCCGGCCAAGGAGGCCGACATCCTCGCCGCCTGGACCGCATCGCGCGGTTGA
- a CDS encoding YbhB/YbcL family Raf kinase inhibitor-like protein encodes MGQPRPSRHARRAVAIATAVGALTAASGCAVLGLTGSGNQVLDSISVSSPRLSEDAPLPANYSCKGKNGNPPLRWSGVPADRTESLAIVVDSALENPQVHWVLFNIDPRTTELGENLGDNLPEGARQGRTSNGKVGYSPPCRESDNYRFSVYALDGKLSQPEGAPLSETLAAIADRTIARGRLTVINIE; translated from the coding sequence ATGGGGCAGCCAAGGCCGTCACGGCATGCCAGAAGGGCCGTCGCGATCGCGACGGCCGTGGGCGCGCTCACCGCCGCCTCCGGTTGCGCCGTTCTCGGTCTGACCGGTTCGGGCAACCAGGTTCTCGACTCGATCAGCGTGTCGAGCCCTCGCCTGAGTGAGGATGCCCCGCTTCCGGCGAACTATTCCTGCAAGGGTAAGAACGGCAATCCACCCCTGCGCTGGTCGGGCGTGCCCGCGGACCGCACCGAGTCGCTGGCGATCGTCGTCGACAGCGCGCTGGAGAACCCTCAGGTGCACTGGGTGCTGTTCAACATCGACCCGCGCACCACCGAACTGGGCGAGAACCTGGGTGACAATCTGCCGGAAGGGGCGCGACAGGGACGTACCAGCAATGGCAAAGTTGGCTACTCCCCCCCATGCCGCGAGTCTGACAACTATCGTTTCAGCGTCTACGCATTGGACGGCAAGCTGAGTCAGCCGGAGGGAGCCCCCCTCTCCGAGACCTTGGCGGCCATCGCGGATCGGACCATCGCCCGAGGCCGCTTGACCGTAATCAACATCGAGTGA
- a CDS encoding PH domain-containing protein, whose amino-acid sequence MTVALRAPANRVSRRAIAMWLFESLIGLILIVGVTAIVAAQIDGKGWSWVPDWLAANVWRLPVAVGLILAPLTLIEPFWRYAVHRWELTGDVIYARSGWINREWVFVPVSRVQTVDKQQGWLERLLGLATVEIRTASYAGSSSIKGLDYDVAARLAEDVARRAEELRDDAT is encoded by the coding sequence ATGACCGTCGCCCTGCGCGCCCCGGCCAACCGGGTCTCCCGCCGCGCCATCGCCATGTGGCTGTTCGAGTCGCTGATCGGTCTGATCCTGATCGTGGGTGTCACGGCGATCGTCGCCGCCCAGATCGACGGGAAGGGATGGTCGTGGGTTCCCGACTGGCTGGCCGCCAACGTGTGGCGGCTGCCCGTCGCGGTGGGCCTGATCCTGGCTCCTCTCACGCTGATCGAGCCGTTCTGGCGGTACGCGGTGCACCGCTGGGAACTCACCGGAGACGTGATCTACGCCCGATCCGGGTGGATCAACAGGGAATGGGTGTTCGTCCCGGTCAGTCGCGTCCAGACCGTGGACAAGCAGCAGGGATGGCTCGAGCGCCTGCTGGGACTGGCGACCGTCGAGATCCGCACGGCCTCCTACGCCGGATCCTCCTCGATCAAAGGGCTCGACTACGACGTGGCGGCGCGCCTGGCCGAGGACGTGGCCCGCCGCGCCGAAGAGCTCCGGGACGACGCCACATGA
- a CDS encoding MFS transporter has translation MLGPYRDLFGMPGVKGFVIAGFIGRMPMSMLGIGIIVLISELTGAYALAGAVAAVVSVAFAVAAPLSGRLVDRYGQAKVIVPLVLLHGAALITLMVCAGSGAPSWTLFASAAVSGGAAVSLGSLVRARWTHVLGGSGQGRLQAAFSFESVADEMIFVTGPALVTGLATVVNPYSGLIVALVAAVGGTLAFAAQRRTEPPVRRVLARSGTPIAIPGVALLSCVLLAMGAVFGSIDLITVAFAEEQGAKVMSGVLLASISCGSMISGLWYGSREWKISLRRRLIRALIVFAVAMAPMMLIGNIPVMAVALFFAGLAISPTIITSYTFVERMVPSHLLTEGMAWLSTSLGFGVAIGAWAAGRLTDAFGASNAYAFSLGSAVLAVVISLAGSSLLRLPRASSPASP, from the coding sequence GTGCTGGGTCCCTACCGTGACCTGTTCGGCATGCCCGGTGTGAAGGGCTTCGTCATCGCGGGCTTCATCGGCCGGATGCCGATGTCGATGCTCGGCATCGGCATCATCGTGCTCATATCCGAGCTCACCGGAGCCTACGCTCTGGCGGGTGCGGTGGCTGCCGTGGTGTCGGTCGCGTTCGCCGTGGCGGCCCCGCTGTCCGGCCGGCTGGTGGACCGGTACGGCCAGGCCAAGGTGATCGTCCCTCTCGTCCTCCTGCACGGCGCGGCGCTGATCACCCTGATGGTGTGCGCCGGGTCCGGCGCCCCCTCGTGGACGCTGTTCGCCTCGGCCGCGGTGAGCGGCGGCGCCGCGGTCTCCCTCGGCTCGCTGGTACGGGCACGCTGGACGCACGTGCTCGGCGGGTCGGGCCAGGGGAGGCTGCAGGCGGCGTTCTCCTTCGAGTCGGTCGCCGATGAGATGATCTTCGTCACCGGTCCCGCGCTGGTGACCGGCCTGGCCACCGTCGTCAACCCCTACTCCGGGCTGATCGTCGCCTTGGTCGCCGCCGTCGGCGGCACGCTCGCGTTCGCGGCGCAGCGCCGCACGGAGCCCCCGGTGCGGCGCGTCCTCGCCCGTTCGGGCACGCCGATCGCCATCCCCGGCGTCGCGCTGCTGTCATGCGTCCTGCTGGCGATGGGCGCCGTCTTCGGCTCCATCGACCTGATCACCGTGGCGTTCGCCGAGGAGCAGGGCGCCAAGGTCATGTCGGGTGTGCTGCTGGCCTCCATCTCCTGCGGCAGCATGATCTCGGGCCTGTGGTACGGCTCGCGCGAGTGGAAGATCTCCCTGCGCCGCCGGCTCATCCGCGCCCTGATCGTGTTCGCCGTCGCGATGGCGCCGATGATGCTGATCGGGAACATCCCGGTCATGGCCGTGGCGCTGTTCTTCGCGGGACTGGCCATCTCCCCCACGATCATCACCAGCTACACGTTCGTGGAACGGATGGTCCCCTCGCACCTGCTGACCGAGGGCATGGCGTGGCTGTCCACCTCGCTGGGCTTCGGCGTGGCGATCGGCGCGTGGGCGGCCGGTCGGCTCACCGACGCCTTCGGCGCGTCCAACGCCTACGCCTTCTCCCTGGGCTCCGCCGTGCTGGCCGTCGTGATCAGCCTGGCGGGCTCCTCGCTCCTGCGTCTCCCCCGGGCCTCCTCCCCGGCCAGCCCCTGA
- the sepH gene encoding septation protein SepH, which yields MQELRLVAVSEDGTYLVLATAGRGTRFTLPVDDRLRAAVRGNFSRLGQYEIEVESPLRPKEIQARIRAGETAEEIAATAGIPVERVRWFEGPVLQEREYMAQQAQRVAVRLPGESTAGPTLGELVAERLTRRGVSADEIDWDSCKRDDGLWRIKLGFVWNGHTRHAEWLFDPRRRHVSPHDEEAMRLSAADYVEPEDDTTVRPFVPRVAKLTPVPSLAPEPLMQPPVHFPSVVRQESSGQQDSRHDAPALSRPEPPALSRPEPPSLPSSPSPAAFHRDLDPEPIPGRHAATADGAHERPADGQASEEELTPRVEEPAPTETAPAADDAAPPRTAEPDAEQAPAGEPAAAASAAPKRAAAKPDSGLAASKRPPDKPAADKPAAQETPPAAPSQPAPKPAPARPARRRGRRTSVPSWDEIMFGARRQD from the coding sequence ATGCAGGAGCTCCGACTCGTCGCGGTGAGCGAGGACGGCACCTACCTCGTGCTGGCGACGGCCGGCCGAGGTACCCGCTTCACGCTTCCCGTCGACGACCGGCTCCGTGCTGCGGTTCGCGGGAACTTCTCTCGTCTCGGCCAGTACGAGATCGAGGTGGAGAGCCCGTTGCGTCCCAAGGAGATCCAGGCGCGCATCCGCGCCGGGGAGACCGCCGAGGAGATCGCGGCCACGGCCGGCATCCCCGTGGAGCGTGTGCGCTGGTTCGAGGGACCGGTGCTGCAGGAACGGGAGTACATGGCCCAGCAGGCACAGCGGGTCGCCGTACGGCTTCCCGGGGAGTCGACGGCCGGCCCCACGCTGGGTGAGTTGGTGGCCGAGCGCCTGACCCGGCGGGGCGTGTCCGCCGACGAGATCGACTGGGATTCCTGCAAGCGCGACGACGGGCTGTGGCGCATCAAGCTCGGCTTCGTGTGGAACGGCCACACCCGGCACGCCGAGTGGCTGTTCGACCCGCGCCGCCGCCACGTCTCCCCGCACGACGAGGAGGCGATGCGGCTGTCGGCCGCGGACTACGTCGAGCCGGAGGACGACACCACGGTCAGACCGTTCGTGCCGCGGGTGGCGAAGCTCACACCGGTGCCTTCTCTCGCACCCGAGCCGCTCATGCAGCCCCCGGTGCACTTCCCCTCCGTGGTGCGGCAGGAGTCCTCCGGCCAGCAGGACTCCCGGCACGACGCCCCCGCGCTGTCCCGTCCGGAGCCTCCCGCGCTCAGCCGTCCCGAGCCGCCGTCCCTGCCCAGCAGCCCCTCCCCCGCCGCCTTCCACCGGGACCTCGACCCCGAGCCGATTCCGGGGCGCCACGCGGCCACGGCGGACGGGGCGCACGAGCGGCCCGCGGACGGGCAGGCGTCGGAGGAGGAGCTCACACCGCGGGTCGAGGAGCCCGCTCCCACCGAGACCGCTCCGGCGGCCGACGACGCCGCGCCGCCGCGGACCGCCGAGCCCGATGCCGAGCAGGCTCCGGCCGGCGAGCCCGCGGCCGCCGCTTCCGCCGCCCCCAAGAGGGCCGCGGCGAAGCCCGACTCCGGGCTCGCCGCGTCCAAGCGCCCACCGGACAAGCCCGCGGCGGACAAGCCCGCGGCGCAGGAGACGCCTCCGGCCGCGCCCAGTCAGCCGGCGCCCAAGCCGGCACCGGCCCGGCCCGCCCGGCGGCGCGGCCGCCGCACGTCCGTACCGAGCTGGGACGAGATCATGTTCGGCGCCCGCCGCCAGGACTGA
- a CDS encoding PH domain-containing protein, whose protein sequence is MTGLPDRDPAQPNPSERPPTPAPSEASGNTPAEDQQSRPGGAAPGPSREPGDGLTEPAPETPGAPDPAFAEDRSGGRPDEPDRPCPAPSTTWVPPSRLSPKVLLINPVRTLPSLLLPLAGVLFVGGFSAQSFAWAAVGVIGSVLFSVIRWATFRYGVVDDRLELTQSLISRSVRTIPLERIRGVDVSTPLLHRLLGLAVLRIDTGAHGGGDKQEGELDGVTAQEAERLRTLLLRTAAARRADRPVPAENVSAAPAPDTPAPAAPPRRDTAPAAEEPEPQTVYLRVPRRWLAYGLLSGAYLYTPFVVLAGAATLVLQWGEQFGLEGRVLWEGLRWLWDRPYLLVIAAVVLVAAMPFTGMATYAVLHWDFTLRAREGYLVAERGLLTQRAVSLERRRVRGYEIVDTPTERWAKIARVWAIVTGLGDSQTRGQLLPAVPRKDALETVGRAVGTLAAPLRPHPPQARRRRLFRAVAPWAALAAAGTVPPLFTGVWTWWVISAVALALALLGIPLGLDRYRSLGHAYDGTRLSVRSGSLRRVQAVVERRAVVGWTFRQTWFQRRARVMTVIAGVGAGAGGYEAVDVAEEAGPAFAAEVTPDWVTPFIRSS, encoded by the coding sequence ATGACCGGCCTCCCCGACCGGGACCCCGCGCAGCCGAACCCCTCGGAACGCCCTCCCACCCCTGCGCCGTCCGAAGCCTCCGGGAACACCCCCGCCGAGGATCAGCAGAGCCGCCCCGGCGGGGCCGCCCCCGGACCGTCCCGAGAGCCGGGGGACGGTCTCACCGAGCCCGCTCCCGAGACACCCGGGGCGCCGGATCCCGCCTTCGCGGAGGACCGGTCCGGCGGCCGGCCGGACGAGCCCGACCGGCCGTGTCCCGCACCGTCCACGACCTGGGTGCCGCCGTCCCGCCTCAGCCCCAAGGTGCTGCTGATCAATCCGGTGCGGACGCTGCCCTCGCTCCTCCTGCCGCTGGCCGGCGTGCTGTTCGTCGGCGGGTTCTCCGCGCAGTCCTTCGCCTGGGCCGCCGTGGGCGTCATCGGCTCGGTGCTCTTCTCCGTGATCCGCTGGGCCACGTTCCGGTACGGCGTCGTCGACGACCGGCTGGAGCTCACCCAGTCGTTGATCAGCCGCTCGGTGCGGACGATCCCGCTGGAGCGGATCCGCGGCGTGGACGTGAGCACGCCGCTGCTGCACCGGCTCCTCGGCCTGGCCGTGCTGCGGATCGACACCGGAGCGCACGGAGGAGGGGACAAGCAGGAGGGCGAGCTGGACGGGGTGACGGCGCAGGAGGCCGAGCGCCTGCGGACCCTGCTGCTGCGCACCGCCGCCGCCCGCAGGGCGGATCGACCGGTACCGGCGGAGAACGTCTCGGCCGCGCCCGCACCGGACACGCCCGCCCCGGCCGCGCCGCCCCGGCGCGACACCGCGCCGGCGGCGGAGGAGCCCGAACCGCAGACCGTCTACCTGCGGGTGCCGCGCCGCTGGCTGGCCTACGGCCTGCTGTCGGGCGCCTACCTGTACACGCCGTTCGTCGTGCTCGCCGGTGCGGCGACCCTGGTCCTGCAGTGGGGTGAGCAGTTCGGGCTGGAGGGCCGTGTGCTCTGGGAAGGGCTGCGCTGGCTGTGGGACCGCCCGTACCTGCTGGTGATCGCCGCCGTCGTGCTCGTCGCGGCCATGCCGTTCACGGGCATGGCCACGTACGCCGTGCTCCACTGGGACTTCACGCTGCGCGCCCGAGAGGGGTACCTGGTCGCCGAACGCGGCCTGCTCACCCAGCGCGCGGTGTCGCTGGAGCGGCGCAGGGTGCGCGGCTACGAGATCGTCGATACGCCGACCGAGCGGTGGGCGAAGATCGCGCGCGTGTGGGCGATCGTCACCGGCCTGGGCGACTCCCAGACACGCGGCCAGCTGCTGCCCGCCGTCCCCAGGAAGGACGCGCTGGAGACGGTCGGCCGCGCCGTGGGCACGCTCGCCGCGCCGCTGCGCCCGCACCCTCCCCAAGCCCGCAGGCGCCGCCTGTTCCGTGCGGTGGCGCCCTGGGCCGCGCTGGCCGCGGCGGGCACCGTGCCGCCGCTGTTCACCGGGGTCTGGACGTGGTGGGTGATCTCCGCGGTCGCGCTCGCTCTGGCGCTGCTCGGCATCCCGCTCGGCCTGGACCGCTACCGGTCGCTCGGCCACGCCTACGACGGCACCCGGCTGTCGGTGCGGTCCGGGTCGCTGCGGCGGGTGCAGGCCGTGGTGGAGCGGCGCGCGGTGGTCGGCTGGACGTTCCGGCAGACGTGGTTCCAACGGCGGGCCCGGGTGATGACCGTGATCGCCGGGGTGGGCGCGGGAGCCGGAGGATACGAGGCCGTCGACGTCGCAGAGGAGGCGGGCCCCGCCTTCGCCGCCGAGGTCACCCCCGACTGGGTGACGCCGTTCATCCGCTCGTCGTGA
- a CDS encoding DUF6247 family protein, translated as MTAQSRDRRPARAPFLTPPGKSLRSIRAALSPADLGDFDREYRAVMTEAIETLDLDPVGAFIERWWRVAWSSAGSDDHHAMLDTAQRLLNGEDVRTRPLREVLAERGF; from the coding sequence GTGACAGCCCAGTCGCGTGATCGCCGCCCCGCACGCGCCCCATTCTTGACACCCCCCGGCAAAAGCCTCCGCTCCATTCGCGCCGCGCTCTCCCCTGCCGACCTCGGGGATTTCGACCGGGAATATCGCGCCGTCATGACCGAGGCGATCGAGACGCTCGACCTGGATCCGGTGGGGGCGTTCATCGAGCGGTGGTGGCGGGTGGCGTGGTCGTCGGCGGGCTCCGACGACCACCACGCGATGCTCGACACCGCGCAGCGGCTGCTCAACGGCGAAGACGTCCGCACCAGGCCGCTGCGGGAAGTGTTAGCGGAGCGGGGCTTTTAG